In one window of Paraflavitalea soli DNA:
- a CDS encoding adenylosuccinate synthase: protein MVDVLLGLQWGDEGKGKIVDYFAPFYDVIARFQGGPNAGHTLYVNDKKVVLHQIPSGIFHENTTNLIGNGVVLDAVTLRRECETVNSFGVDFRKNLYISERTHLILPTHRALDKASELQKGNEKIGSTLKGIGPAYMDKTGRNGLRVGDLLDKSFTTQYIKLRLKHQKLLDSMNFHEDISAWEEEFFDALEFMRQFKIVNGEYFINDKISQGKKVLAEGAQGSMLDVDFGTFPFVTSSNTISAGVCTGLGVAPQKIKDVIGVTKAYCTRVGSGPFPTELHDNMGEELRRIGNEFGATTGRPRRCGWIDLVALNFACMVNGVTKLVMTKADVLDAFDELKVCTSYVVNGEKTNQVPFQMTRVAIEPEWKSFKGWKQDVTAMKSAAELPGVMKDYVSFINDYLGVKVAYISNGPGRDQLIEI, encoded by the coding sequence ATGGTTGATGTTTTATTAGGTCTTCAGTGGGGCGATGAAGGCAAAGGGAAAATTGTGGATTATTTTGCTCCTTTCTACGATGTAATAGCCCGCTTTCAGGGAGGTCCCAATGCGGGTCATACCCTGTATGTAAATGATAAGAAAGTAGTACTACACCAGATCCCTTCCGGGATATTCCATGAGAATACTACCAACCTGATCGGGAATGGTGTTGTATTGGATGCAGTAACGCTGCGCAGGGAATGTGAGACAGTTAATTCCTTTGGTGTTGACTTTCGCAAGAACTTATACATCTCTGAAAGAACGCACCTGATCCTGCCTACACACAGGGCGCTGGACAAGGCTTCAGAGTTACAGAAAGGCAATGAGAAGATCGGTTCTACCTTAAAAGGTATTGGACCGGCTTACATGGATAAAACAGGCCGTAATGGCCTGCGTGTGGGTGACCTGCTGGATAAAAGCTTTACTACCCAATACATTAAACTGCGCCTGAAGCACCAGAAACTGCTGGACAGCATGAATTTTCATGAAGATATTTCAGCCTGGGAAGAGGAGTTTTTTGATGCACTGGAGTTTATGCGCCAGTTCAAGATCGTAAATGGTGAGTATTTCATCAATGACAAGATAAGCCAGGGCAAGAAAGTGCTGGCAGAAGGTGCGCAGGGCAGTATGCTGGATGTAGATTTTGGCACTTTCCCGTTTGTGACCTCCTCCAATACCATTTCTGCCGGCGTATGTACCGGTCTGGGTGTAGCTCCTCAAAAGATCAAGGATGTAATAGGTGTTACAAAGGCCTATTGTACCCGTGTAGGCAGTGGTCCTTTCCCTACTGAGCTGCATGATAACATGGGTGAAGAACTGCGCCGGATCGGCAACGAATTTGGTGCTACTACCGGACGTCCACGCCGTTGTGGCTGGATTGACCTGGTAGCTTTGAATTTTGCCTGTATGGTGAATGGTGTTACCAAACTGGTGATGACCAAGGCGGATGTACTGGATGCCTTTGATGAGTTAAAAGTGTGTACTTCCTACGTGGTTAACGGGGAAAAGACAAACCAGGTTCCTTTCCAGATGACCAGGGTAGCTATTGAGCCTGAATGGAAGTCCTTTAAAGGCTGGAAACAGGATGTTACAGCCATGAAATCGGCTGCCGAACTGCCAGGTGTAATGAAAGATTATGTATCTTTTATCAATGATTACCTGGGCGTAAAAGTGGCTTATATTTCCAATGGACCTGGCCGGGATCAATTAATAGAAATTTAG
- a CDS encoding anthranilate synthase component I family protein, protein MLNWCNQFNICCFLDSQQYPSSLQRFECLLAAGSIHSLQLQAGADVFPQLRTFYEKHGDWLFGHLGYDLKNGLEPLVSEHSDGIGFPDLFFYVPEVIIQLSGDTISIGSLGADHDKVYQEIMATAVPVVKTRQEGLVIHPRLERDEYLQVIRDLQQHILRGDCYEINYCQEFYATDAVIDPLSVCLSLGKASPNPFAAYYKMNNRYLVCASPERYLKKEGDRLFSQPIKGTWQRDTANQEADVRNREQLYHSAKDRSENVMVVDLVRNDLSKVCTEGSVQVDELFGIYSFPQVHQMISTVSGQLREDVHFMDALRHTFPMGSMTGAPKRRVMELIEKYEKTRRGIFSGSVGYITPEEDFDFNVVIRSILYNGDTGYLSFQAGSGITFYSDPEGEYEECLLKAAAIKKVLGA, encoded by the coding sequence ATGTTGAACTGGTGCAACCAGTTCAACATTTGTTGTTTCTTGGACAGCCAGCAATATCCCTCTTCTCTCCAACGCTTCGAATGCCTGCTGGCAGCAGGTTCTATCCATTCTCTACAATTACAGGCAGGCGCTGATGTATTTCCTCAGTTAAGGACTTTTTATGAAAAGCATGGCGATTGGTTGTTCGGTCATTTGGGGTATGACCTGAAAAATGGGCTGGAGCCATTGGTCAGTGAGCATTCCGATGGCATAGGGTTTCCCGACCTGTTTTTCTATGTACCGGAAGTGATCATCCAGTTGAGTGGGGATACTATAAGTATTGGTTCGCTGGGTGCTGACCATGACAAGGTATACCAGGAAATTATGGCGACCGCGGTACCGGTAGTAAAGACCAGGCAGGAAGGATTGGTTATTCATCCAAGGCTTGAGCGGGATGAATACCTGCAGGTGATCCGTGATCTGCAACAACATATTTTACGGGGAGACTGTTACGAGATCAATTACTGCCAGGAGTTTTATGCTACTGATGCAGTGATCGATCCGTTATCGGTATGCCTGTCCCTGGGTAAAGCTTCGCCCAATCCTTTTGCGGCTTATTATAAAATGAACAACCGTTACCTGGTATGTGCCAGCCCGGAACGCTACCTGAAAAAAGAGGGTGACCGGCTGTTCTCTCAACCGATCAAGGGTACCTGGCAAAGGGATACTGCCAACCAGGAGGCGGATGTGAGGAACAGGGAGCAGTTGTACCACAGTGCCAAGGACCGGTCGGAGAATGTAATGGTGGTTGACCTGGTGCGCAATGACCTCTCCAAAGTGTGTACGGAAGGGAGTGTGCAGGTGGATGAACTGTTTGGCATTTATAGTTTTCCGCAGGTGCACCAGATGATCTCTACGGTGAGTGGCCAACTGCGGGAAGATGTTCATTTTATGGATGCCCTGCGGCATACTTTCCCGATGGGGTCTATGACGGGTGCCCCGAAGCGAAGGGTGATGGAATTGATTGAAAAGTATGAGAAAACAAGGCGGGGCATATTTTCCGGCTCTGTAGGATACATAACCCCTGAAGAAGATTTTGATTTTAATGTGGTGATCCGCAGCATCCTCTACAATGGGGACACCGGATATCTTTCTTTCCAGGCGGGATCGGGCATTACTTTTTACAGTGATCCGGAGGGGGAATATGAAGAATGCCTGTTGAAAGCTGCGGCGATCAAGAAAGTATTGGGTGCATAG
- a CDS encoding lytic transglycosylase domain-containing protein, translating to MKRKLVFASIFSLVWLLMAFDTGGKKKATSNQKPAAKSTRASKVKATIVLNDTIQSPAKSDSLADPGFNSLFEANSNVRLNPRAITFVQDYMEKNTEDLLEIKEWGRPYFNMMENILNKYGLPTELKYLAVIESRLKRSAVSWAGAVGPWQLMPATARILGLKVSRSHDERTDYFKSTHAAAKYLKDLYTEFGDWLLVIAAYNGGPGNVYSAIRKSGSRNFWNLQYYLPAESRTHVKKFIGTHYIFEGQGSVTTLTKAEATEQMGVTATYLLKRNITTQELSEAKSVTVSGKYQSAVIARHISMDPAVFNRYNPDFDKKMASADNAYELKLPADKMDLFQANKYTILNESVQLLLSGATVAAKESK from the coding sequence ATGAAAAGAAAGCTAGTTTTCGCCAGCATTTTTAGTCTGGTGTGGTTACTAATGGCATTTGACACAGGTGGTAAGAAAAAAGCTACCTCCAACCAAAAGCCGGCAGCCAAATCAACACGGGCCTCAAAAGTAAAGGCTACTATTGTACTTAATGACACCATTCAGTCTCCCGCAAAGTCAGATTCCCTGGCCGACCCGGGTTTCAACTCCCTCTTCGAAGCCAATTCGAACGTGCGGTTGAATCCCCGTGCCATCACTTTTGTGCAGGACTACATGGAAAAGAACACTGAAGACCTCCTGGAAATCAAAGAATGGGGTCGTCCGTACTTTAATATGATGGAAAACATCCTGAATAAGTATGGTCTGCCTACCGAGTTGAAATACCTCGCCGTTATTGAATCCAGACTGAAGCGTTCCGCTGTTTCCTGGGCAGGCGCCGTAGGCCCCTGGCAGTTAATGCCGGCCACAGCCCGTATTTTGGGATTAAAAGTGAGCCGTAGCCACGATGAGCGTACCGACTACTTTAAAAGTACCCATGCAGCCGCCAAATACCTGAAAGATCTCTATACCGAGTTTGGCGACTGGTTACTGGTGATCGCTGCCTATAATGGTGGTCCCGGCAACGTATACAGCGCCATCCGCAAAAGCGGCAGCCGCAACTTCTGGAACCTGCAGTATTACCTGCCGGCCGAATCCCGGACCCACGTTAAGAAGTTTATTGGCACGCATTATATATTTGAAGGTCAGGGTAGTGTGACTACCTTAACCAAAGCAGAAGCTACTGAACAAATGGGTGTAACAGCTACTTACCTTCTGAAAAGGAACATCACCACCCAGGAGCTCAGCGAAGCCAAAAGTGTAACCGTGTCCGGCAAATACCAGTCAGCCGTCATTGCCCGTCACATCTCTATGGATCCGGCTGTTTTTAACAGGTACAATCCTGACTTTGATAAAAAGATGGCCAGTGCAGACAATGCTTACGAGCTGAAACTGCCTGCCGATAAAATGGACCTTTTCCAGGCCAACAAATACACCATCCTGAACGAATCAGTTCAGTTACTGCTCAGCGGTGCTACCGTAGCAGCCAAAGAAAGCAAATAA
- the gatA gene encoding Asp-tRNA(Asn)/Glu-tRNA(Gln) amidotransferase subunit GatA → MFTFSSITQYHADLLNGATTCVAAVQHFLHNIEQKRHLNAYLQVYDQEALQLAARLDEDRAAGKPLGKLHGVVIALKDVICYKDHPVSAASRILQNFTSVYNATAVERLLAEGAIIIGNTNCDEFAMGSTNENSAYGKVLNALDETRVPGGSSGGSAVAVQAALCMVSLGSETGGSVRQPADFCGIIGFKPTYGRISRYGLIAYASSFDQIGIFAANVPDVALTLEVIAGPDDYDSTVADVEVPAYSTATNSLPATLKIAYFKEALESPALDNEIRDNIFSLIDRLRADGHTVEPVNFEYLDYIVPTYYVLTTAEASSNLARFDGVKYGFRTPNVDKNLALTDFYKSSRSDGFGWEVKRRIMLGTFVLSAGYYDAYFTKAQQVRQLLVEKTNMVFNQFDALLLPTAPSPAFKLGEKMDDPIAMYLADIFTVFSNLTGIPGISIPLFWHSNGMPYGLQIMTNRFRELYLLQLSNQWMKQYRFAGSQERP, encoded by the coding sequence TTGTTTACCTTCTCTTCAATAACCCAATACCATGCTGATCTGCTGAATGGCGCTACCACTTGCGTAGCCGCTGTGCAGCATTTTTTGCATAATATCGAACAGAAGCGCCACCTGAATGCCTACCTCCAGGTCTACGACCAGGAGGCTTTGCAGTTAGCAGCCAGGTTGGATGAAGATCGTGCAGCAGGTAAACCCCTGGGAAAGCTCCATGGTGTAGTAATAGCCTTGAAAGATGTTATCTGCTACAAAGACCATCCCGTTTCCGCAGCTTCCCGGATCCTGCAAAACTTCACCTCCGTTTACAATGCTACCGCCGTTGAGCGCCTCCTCGCAGAAGGAGCCATTATTATTGGCAATACCAACTGCGATGAGTTTGCCATGGGTTCTACCAACGAAAATTCAGCCTATGGCAAGGTATTGAATGCCCTGGATGAAACCCGGGTGCCCGGAGGTTCCTCCGGAGGTTCTGCAGTAGCCGTTCAGGCAGCCCTTTGTATGGTGAGCCTGGGAAGCGAGACCGGCGGCTCTGTACGCCAGCCAGCCGATTTCTGCGGCATCATAGGCTTTAAGCCTACCTACGGCCGCATCTCCCGCTATGGCCTGATAGCCTACGCCTCCTCCTTCGACCAGATCGGTATTTTCGCCGCCAATGTACCCGATGTAGCCCTTACCCTCGAAGTAATAGCCGGGCCTGACGATTACGACAGCACCGTTGCTGACGTTGAAGTACCCGCTTATTCTACTGCAACCAATTCACTACCAGCCACTTTAAAGATTGCTTATTTCAAAGAAGCACTCGAAAGCCCGGCCCTGGACAATGAAATAAGGGACAATATCTTTAGCCTCATCGATAGGCTCAGGGCCGACGGACATACCGTAGAACCCGTCAATTTTGAGTACCTGGACTACATCGTCCCTACCTATTATGTACTCACCACCGCCGAAGCTTCCTCCAACCTTGCCCGCTTCGATGGGGTCAAATATGGCTTCCGGACCCCTAATGTGGATAAAAACCTGGCGTTAACAGATTTTTATAAGTCCAGCCGATCTGACGGTTTTGGCTGGGAAGTCAAGCGTCGTATAATGCTCGGCACCTTCGTTTTGAGCGCGGGTTATTACGATGCCTATTTTACGAAGGCCCAACAAGTAAGACAACTACTTGTAGAAAAGACGAATATGGTATTCAACCAGTTCGACGCCCTCCTTTTACCCACCGCCCCCTCCCCCGCCTTCAAGCTGGGCGAAAAAATGGATGACCCCATCGCCATGTACCTGGCTGACATTTTTACAGTTTTTTCCAACCTAACCGGCATTCCCGGCATCTCAATCCCGCTTTTTTGGCACAGTAATGGCATGCCTTATGGGCTGCAGATTATGACAAACCGATTTCGCGAATTATATTTGCTCCAGCTATCCAATCAGTGGATGAAGCAGTATAGGTTCGCCGGTTCACAAGAAAGACCCTAA
- a CDS encoding Sec-independent protein translocase subunit TatA/TatB produces the protein MLVAKNFLMISMPGGMEWVLIILAVLILFGGRKIPEFMRGIGKGIREFNDAKSNVKKEIEEGMQEKDKKAPSSPAQ, from the coding sequence ATGCTTGTAGCTAAAAATTTCCTGATGATCTCGATGCCAGGTGGTATGGAGTGGGTGTTGATCATTTTGGCTGTACTGATCCTGTTTGGTGGCCGTAAGATCCCTGAATTCATGAGAGGTATCGGTAAAGGTATCCGTGAATTCAATGATGCCAAAAGCAATGTGAAGAAAGAGATCGAAGAAGGCATGCAAGAAAAGGATAAAAAAGCTCCTTCTTCCCCTGCTCAATAA